Proteins encoded within one genomic window of bacterium:
- the fdhD gene encoding formate dehydrogenase accessory sulfurtransferase FdhD, with product MVDEDAGSRRVAVIRVAAGVQAPARDAVACEEPLEIQVRGVSVAVLMRTPGHDEELARGFLVSERIVGSADQILAVRHCRVVADPAAEDNVVAVSLRDDVALDLEALRRNFVSSASCGVCGKATIEQALATAPPLDVAVRVAPAVVREIMAALAAAQPLFAATGGMHAAGLFTVVGERRVVREDVGRHNAVDKVIGWACARGVPPAGHVLAVSGRISFEIAQKALAARIPIVAAVSAPTSLAVDLAERAGLTLIGFARGERCNVYGNARRVG from the coding sequence ATGGTCGACGAGGACGCCGGCAGCCGCCGTGTCGCGGTGATTCGGGTCGCGGCCGGCGTGCAGGCCCCGGCGCGCGACGCCGTCGCCTGCGAGGAGCCGCTCGAGATCCAGGTGCGCGGCGTGTCGGTGGCGGTGCTGATGCGCACGCCGGGGCACGACGAGGAGCTGGCGCGCGGCTTCCTGGTCAGCGAGCGCATCGTCGGCTCGGCGGACCAGATCCTCGCCGTGCGCCACTGCCGCGTCGTCGCCGATCCGGCGGCCGAGGACAACGTCGTCGCGGTCAGCCTGCGCGACGACGTCGCCCTCGACCTCGAGGCGCTGCGCCGCAACTTCGTCAGCAGCGCGAGCTGCGGCGTCTGCGGCAAGGCCACGATCGAGCAGGCGCTGGCCACCGCGCCGCCACTCGACGTCGCCGTCCGCGTCGCCCCGGCGGTCGTGCGCGAGATCATGGCGGCGCTCGCCGCCGCGCAGCCGCTGTTCGCCGCCACCGGCGGCATGCACGCCGCCGGCCTGTTCACCGTCGTCGGCGAGCGGCGCGTCGTGCGCGAGGACGTCGGCCGCCACAACGCCGTCGACAAGGTGATCGGCTGGGCCTGCGCGCGCGGCGTGCCGCCCGCCGGCCACGTGCTCGCCGTCTCCGGCCGCATCTCCTTCGAGATCGCCCAGAAGGCGCTCGCGGCGCGGATCCCGATCGTCGCCGCCGTCTCCGCCCCCACCTCGCTGGCGGTCGACCTCGCCGAACGCGCCGGCCTGACCCTGATCGGCTTCGCCCGCGGCGAGCGGTGCAACGTGTACGGCAACGCGCGGCGCGTCGGGTGA
- the gnd gene encoding decarboxylating 6-phosphogluconate dehydrogenase has protein sequence MQLGMIGLGRMGANMVLRLMKAGHQCVVYDVSPEAVQGLVAQGAVGATSLDDFVAKLTAPRAAWIMVPAAVVDRTLADLSGRLQRGDIIIDGGNSYYIDDIRRAGELRAKGIHYVDCGTSGGVWGLERGYCQMIGGETEIVRHLDPIFAALAPSRDAAPRTPGREKISGSTAEDGYLHCGPNGAGHFVKMVHNGIEYGLMAAYAEGLNILHKANVGKATQAVDAETTPLRHPEHYQYDFNLADIAELWRRGSVVASWLLDLTAQAFAGDPQLGQFAGRVSDSGEGRWTVQAAIEEGVPAHVLSAALFDRFASRAEADFANKVLSAMRFGFGGHLEKKS, from the coding sequence ATGCAACTCGGCATGATCGGTCTCGGGCGCATGGGCGCCAACATGGTGCTGCGGCTGATGAAGGCGGGGCACCAGTGCGTGGTCTACGACGTCTCGCCGGAGGCGGTGCAGGGACTGGTCGCCCAGGGCGCGGTCGGCGCGACGTCGCTCGACGACTTCGTCGCCAAGCTGACGGCGCCGCGCGCCGCCTGGATCATGGTGCCGGCGGCGGTGGTGGACCGAACGCTGGCCGATCTCAGCGGCCGGCTGCAGCGCGGCGACATCATCATCGACGGCGGCAACTCCTACTACATCGACGACATCCGCCGCGCCGGCGAGCTGCGCGCCAAGGGCATCCACTACGTCGACTGCGGCACCAGCGGCGGCGTCTGGGGCCTGGAGCGCGGCTACTGCCAGATGATCGGCGGCGAGACCGAGATCGTGCGCCACCTCGATCCGATCTTCGCCGCCCTGGCGCCGTCGCGCGACGCGGCGCCGCGCACGCCCGGGCGCGAGAAGATCAGCGGCAGCACCGCCGAGGACGGCTACCTGCACTGCGGTCCGAACGGCGCCGGCCACTTCGTGAAGATGGTCCACAACGGCATCGAGTACGGGCTGATGGCGGCCTACGCGGAGGGCCTCAACATCCTGCACAAGGCGAACGTCGGCAAGGCGACGCAGGCGGTGGACGCCGAGACGACGCCGCTGCGCCATCCCGAGCACTACCAGTACGACTTCAACCTCGCCGACATCGCCGAGCTGTGGCGCCGCGGCAGCGTCGTCGCCTCGTGGCTGCTCGATCTCACCGCCCAGGCGTTCGCCGGCGACCCACAGCTCGGGCAGTTCGCCGGCCGCGTCTCCGACTCCGGCGAAGGGCGCTGGACGGTGCAGGCGGCGATCGAGGAGGGCGTGCCGGCGCACGTGCTGAGCGCGGCGCTGTTCGACCGCTTCGCCTCGCGCGCCGAAGCGGACTTCGCCAACAAGGTCCTGTCGGCGATGCGCTTCGGCTTCGGCGGGCACCTGGAGAAGAAGAGCTGA
- a CDS encoding 1-acyl-sn-glycerol-3-phosphate acyltransferase, with protein sequence MLLRRLGSTLFWVFLVVSSLLLFPIAVLIWAATVWFDRRLVLLHRFTCFWASLYSWLNPVWRVHVEGRDKIDPGAAYVMVANHQSLLDILVLFRLFTHFKWVSKIENFRVPCIGWNMSLNRYIKLRRGDKESVEQMMVASEQALREGNSIMMFPEGTRSADGRLKAFKHGAFTLAKRVGAPILPIVVEGTAAALPKRGFVLQGRHAIRIRVLDAIPYARVASLSVEALTDHVRALIAAELGEAAARESA encoded by the coding sequence ATGCTGCTGCGCCGTCTCGGTTCGACGCTGTTCTGGGTGTTCCTCGTCGTCAGCTCGCTGCTGCTGTTTCCGATCGCGGTGCTGATCTGGGCCGCGACCGTCTGGTTCGACCGGCGCCTCGTGCTGCTGCACCGGTTCACCTGCTTCTGGGCGTCGCTCTACTCGTGGCTCAACCCGGTGTGGCGCGTGCACGTCGAGGGCCGCGACAAGATCGATCCCGGCGCCGCCTACGTCATGGTCGCCAATCACCAGTCGCTGCTCGACATCCTGGTGCTCTTCCGCCTCTTCACCCATTTCAAATGGGTATCGAAGATCGAGAACTTCCGCGTCCCCTGCATCGGCTGGAACATGAGCCTCAACCGCTACATCAAGCTGCGGCGCGGCGACAAGGAGAGCGTCGAGCAGATGATGGTGGCCAGCGAGCAGGCGCTGCGCGAGGGCAATTCGATCATGATGTTCCCCGAGGGAACGCGCTCCGCCGACGGCCGCCTGAAGGCGTTCAAGCACGGCGCGTTCACGCTCGCCAAGCGGGTCGGCGCGCCGATCCTGCCGATCGTCGTCGAGGGCACCGCGGCGGCGCTGCCGAAGCGCGGCTTCGTGCTGCAGGGACGGCATGCGATCCGCATTCGGGTCCTCGATGCGATCCCGTATGCGCGCGTCGCCTCGCTCTCGGTCGAGGCGTTGACCGATCACGTGCGGGCGCTGATCGCCGCCGAGCTCGGCGAAGCGGCCGCGCGCGAGAGCGCCTGA
- a CDS encoding acyl-CoA/acyl-ACP dehydrogenase: MDFAFTEEQDALRQLARKIFEDHGTHEQLRAVEQSPEWFHRALWDELARANLLGVALPEDVGGSGLGFLELAVLLEEQGRAVAPVPLWPTLALAALPINLFGSEAQRQRWLPGVARGETVLTAALTENGWDDSAAITATARRDGAVWRLDGAKACVPAAHLAARILVPARTGDAAAGVFLVDPRAAGVELQRDVATNGEPLAELRLSGATVGADDVLGDPQGGGAIVDWTVQRAIAALCATNVGVAEAALRMTASYLTTRKQFGKPLATFQAVAQRAADAFIQVEGMRWTAWQAVWKLAEGRAAREDVDVAKFWAAQGGHFTTYAAQHLHGGMGLDLDYPVHRYFLWSKAIELSLGGATQHLAKLGAAMANAESYDT; the protein is encoded by the coding sequence ATGGATTTCGCCTTCACCGAGGAACAGGACGCGCTGCGCCAGTTGGCGCGCAAGATCTTCGAGGACCACGGCACGCACGAGCAGTTGCGCGCCGTCGAACAGTCGCCGGAATGGTTCCACCGCGCGCTGTGGGACGAGCTCGCCCGGGCCAATCTGCTCGGCGTGGCGCTGCCCGAGGACGTCGGCGGCAGCGGCCTCGGCTTCCTCGAGCTCGCCGTGCTGCTCGAGGAGCAGGGACGCGCGGTCGCGCCGGTGCCGCTGTGGCCGACGCTGGCGCTGGCGGCGCTGCCGATCAACCTCTTCGGCTCCGAGGCGCAGCGGCAGCGCTGGCTGCCCGGGGTGGCGCGCGGCGAGACGGTGCTGACGGCGGCGCTGACCGAGAACGGCTGGGACGATTCGGCGGCGATCACCGCCACCGCCCGGCGCGACGGCGCCGTCTGGCGGCTCGACGGCGCCAAGGCCTGCGTCCCCGCCGCGCACCTCGCGGCGCGCATCCTGGTGCCGGCGCGCACCGGCGACGCCGCCGCCGGGGTCTTCCTCGTCGACCCGCGCGCCGCCGGCGTCGAGCTGCAGCGCGACGTCGCCACCAACGGCGAGCCGCTGGCCGAGCTGCGGCTGAGCGGCGCCACCGTCGGCGCCGACGACGTGCTCGGCGACCCGCAGGGCGGCGGCGCGATCGTCGACTGGACCGTGCAGCGCGCCATCGCGGCGCTGTGCGCGACCAATGTCGGCGTCGCCGAGGCGGCGCTGCGCATGACCGCCAGCTACCTCACCACCCGCAAGCAGTTCGGCAAGCCGCTGGCGACCTTCCAGGCGGTGGCGCAGCGCGCCGCCGACGCCTTCATCCAGGTCGAGGGCATGCGCTGGACCGCCTGGCAGGCGGTGTGGAAGCTGGCCGAGGGCCGCGCCGCGCGCGAGGACGTCGACGTCGCCAAGTTCTGGGCCGCCCAGGGCGGTCACTTCACCACCTACGCCGCCCAGCACCTGCACGGCGGCATGGGCCTCGACCTCGACTACCCGGTGCACCGCTACTTCCTCTGGTCGAAGGCGATCGAGCTGTCCCTCGGCGGCGCCACCCAGCACCTGGCGAAGCTGGGCGCGGCGATGGCGAACGCGGAGTCGTATGATACGTAG
- the pgl gene encoding 6-phosphogluconolactonase, translated as MDVEVLPDAEAVAKRAATLIAAAAREAVKARGRFSLAVSGGHTPWVMLRLLAAEDVPWPGVDVFQVDERVAPDGDPDRNLTHLRESLLAAAPLPEAQLHPMPVTDADLNRAAQEYAATLRAVCGAPPVLDLVHLGLGPDGHTASLVPGDAVLGVHAADVAPTAGTYQGRRRLTLTYPTIDRARQVLWVVTGAEKVEALRQLRAANAAIPGGRVRQERARLLADRAAAGEG; from the coding sequence ATGGACGTAGAGGTTCTCCCGGATGCCGAGGCCGTCGCGAAGCGGGCGGCGACGCTGATCGCGGCGGCGGCGCGCGAGGCGGTGAAGGCGCGCGGGCGCTTCAGCCTGGCGGTGAGCGGCGGCCACACGCCGTGGGTGATGCTGCGCCTGCTGGCGGCCGAGGACGTGCCGTGGCCCGGCGTCGACGTCTTCCAGGTCGACGAGCGGGTGGCGCCGGACGGCGATCCCGACCGCAACCTCACCCACCTGCGCGAGAGCCTGCTCGCCGCGGCGCCGCTGCCCGAGGCGCAGCTCCACCCGATGCCGGTGACCGACGCCGACCTCAACCGCGCCGCGCAGGAGTACGCCGCGACGCTGCGCGCCGTGTGCGGGGCGCCGCCGGTGCTCGATCTCGTGCACCTCGGCCTCGGGCCGGACGGCCACACCGCGTCGCTGGTGCCGGGCGACGCCGTGCTCGGCGTCCACGCCGCCGACGTCGCGCCGACGGCGGGCACCTACCAGGGCCGGCGGCGCCTGACCCTCACCTATCCCACGATCGACCGCGCGCGGCAGGTGCTGTGGGTGGTCACCGGCGCCGAGAAGGTGGAGGCGCTGCGCCAACTGCGAGCCGCGAATGCGGCCATCCCCGGCGGACGCGTGCGCCAGGAGCGGGCCCGCCTGCTCGCCGATCGCGCCGCCGCCGGCGAAGGGTGA
- a CDS encoding ZIP family metal transporter produces the protein MNVLVFAAAAFAATMLGGAVALRLRDRLHLILGFSAGAVVAVAFFDLLPEAIELSEGHHPPATVTAVVAAGFLLYLLFDRLLLLGHAHAGGEHDHGHRHGVDARGSVRAGSLSLHSLLDGIGIGLAFQVSPSVGLVVGLAILVHDFSDGINTVNVIVRHGGDLRSALRWLLLDAIAPVLGILLTLLVSASQASLGLLMALFGGFFLYIGAADLIPESHHAHPTFWTTFMTLLGALVLFLTIRIAG, from the coding sequence ATGAACGTCCTCGTCTTCGCCGCCGCGGCGTTCGCCGCCACCATGCTCGGCGGCGCCGTGGCGCTGCGCCTGCGCGACCGCCTGCACCTGATCCTCGGTTTCAGCGCCGGCGCGGTGGTGGCGGTGGCGTTCTTCGACCTGCTGCCGGAGGCGATCGAGCTGTCGGAGGGCCACCACCCGCCCGCCACCGTCACCGCCGTCGTCGCCGCCGGCTTCCTCCTCTACCTGCTGTTCGACCGACTGCTCCTGCTCGGACACGCCCACGCCGGCGGCGAGCACGATCACGGCCACCGCCACGGCGTCGACGCCCGCGGCAGCGTGCGCGCCGGGTCGCTGTCGCTGCACAGCCTGCTCGACGGCATCGGCATCGGCCTGGCCTTCCAGGTCTCGCCGTCGGTCGGCCTCGTCGTCGGCCTGGCGATCCTGGTGCACGACTTCTCCGACGGCATCAACACCGTCAACGTGATCGTGCGCCACGGCGGCGACCTGCGCAGCGCCCTGCGCTGGCTGCTGCTCGACGCGATCGCGCCGGTGCTCGGCATCCTCCTCACCCTGCTCGTCAGCGCCTCCCAGGCATCGCTCGGCCTGCTGATGGCCCTGTTCGGCGGCTTCTTCCTCTACATCGGCGCCGCCGACCTCATCCCCGAGAGCCACCACGCGCATCCGACCTTCTGGACGACCTTCATGACCCTGCTCGGCGCGCTGGTCCTGTTCCTCACCATCCGCATCGCCGGCTGA
- a CDS encoding acyl-CoA dehydrogenase family protein, which yields MYLDFTPEQKKLRDELRAYFAAMMTEELTREIQSSGEGGGGPLYHQALQKMGADGWIGIGWPVEYGGQGRTPIEQFIFSDEVQRAGFPLPFLTINSVGNTIMQFGSEEQKKELLPRILQGTLHAAIGYTEPEAGTDLASLRTRAVKDGDDYVINGTKVFTSLANYADYIWLAARTDPDAPKHAGISIFMVDTKLPGFKLTPIWTMAGVRTNATYFEDVRVPKSALVGGENMGWSLIVNQLNHERIALMTVGPLGRNLEEVRQWARATRLADGRRVIDQGWVQLNLARVRAGWEALRLLSWRQAWCMTNGGVNFADASTVKVYASEFYVDAYRLLLEVVGQGGALRKDSAATVLQGRLEMLYRAMLILTFGGGTNEVQRDIIAMAGLQMPRSIR from the coding sequence ATGTACCTCGACTTCACCCCCGAGCAGAAGAAGCTCCGCGACGAGCTGCGCGCCTATTTCGCGGCCATGATGACCGAGGAGCTGACGCGCGAGATCCAGAGCAGCGGCGAGGGCGGCGGCGGCCCGCTCTACCACCAGGCGCTGCAGAAGATGGGCGCCGACGGCTGGATCGGCATCGGCTGGCCGGTCGAATACGGCGGCCAGGGGCGGACCCCGATCGAGCAGTTCATCTTCAGCGACGAGGTGCAGCGGGCCGGCTTCCCCCTGCCCTTCCTGACCATCAACTCGGTCGGCAACACCATCATGCAGTTCGGCAGCGAGGAGCAGAAGAAGGAGCTCCTGCCGCGCATCCTGCAGGGCACGCTGCACGCCGCCATCGGCTACACCGAGCCGGAGGCCGGCACCGATCTCGCCTCGCTGCGCACCCGGGCGGTGAAGGACGGCGACGACTACGTCATCAACGGCACCAAGGTCTTCACCAGCCTCGCCAACTACGCCGACTACATCTGGCTGGCGGCGCGCACCGACCCCGATGCCCCCAAGCACGCCGGCATCTCGATCTTCATGGTCGACACCAAGCTGCCCGGCTTCAAGCTGACGCCGATCTGGACCATGGCGGGGGTGCGCACCAACGCGACGTACTTCGAGGACGTGCGGGTGCCGAAGTCGGCGCTGGTCGGCGGCGAGAACATGGGCTGGTCGCTGATCGTCAACCAGCTCAACCACGAGCGCATCGCCCTGATGACCGTCGGCCCGCTCGGCCGCAATCTCGAGGAGGTGCGGCAGTGGGCGCGGGCCACCCGGCTCGCGGACGGTCGCCGCGTGATCGATCAGGGGTGGGTGCAGCTCAACCTGGCGCGCGTGCGCGCCGGGTGGGAGGCGCTGCGGCTGCTCAGTTGGCGGCAGGCGTGGTGCATGACCAACGGGGGCGTCAACTTCGCCGACGCCTCGACGGTGAAGGTGTACGCCAGCGAGTTCTACGTCGACGCCTACCGCCTGCTGCTCGAGGTGGTCGGCCAGGGCGGCGCGCTGCGCAAGGACTCCGCCGCCACCGTGCTGCAGGGTCGCCTCGAGATGCTCTATCGTGCCATGCTGATCCTCACCTTCGGCGGCGGCACCAACGAGGTGCAGCGCGACATCATCGCCATGGCCGGGCTGCAGATGCCGCGGTCGATTCGCTGA
- a CDS encoding M28 family peptidase has product MATWGELLPRLTEQPRENGSAALHETAAWLAETLQRLGMEVSTVAYTAHPYRLRLAGVLALLGGLLYAWCLRARRPLLALALAVALPALLLLELDRYVPIVSWIGAVPQHHVVARLPAQQPRQRLILAAHYDTKTDLLDHVQRAPIELLGLPVTVLMIGAAAWAARRRYRRGPLPRLARIAAWAAPLYGLGLFLSLSAGMVVAARSPGALDDGAACATLVRLAERLRAAGPLPRTEVEIALLSGEEIGVQGSWEWARQRFAEAADLPTGVINLEFIGAAPDLAVFGSEKFSLRAFPPDPALLALLDAVHRQQRGKPLYVTWYGAATDARSFLAHGVPALTLSSDLPRHALGRGMHGATDSPDRIYPAALDATLDYLEAAVRAADQRGLR; this is encoded by the coding sequence ATGGCGACCTGGGGCGAGCTGCTGCCGCGTCTCACCGAACAGCCGCGCGAGAACGGCAGCGCGGCGCTGCACGAGACGGCGGCGTGGCTGGCGGAGACGCTGCAGCGGCTGGGAATGGAGGTCAGCACCGTCGCCTACACGGCGCACCCGTATCGCCTGCGCCTGGCGGGCGTGCTCGCGCTGCTTGGCGGGCTGCTCTACGCCTGGTGCCTGCGCGCCCGCCGGCCGCTCCTCGCCCTCGCCCTGGCGGTGGCGCTGCCGGCGCTGCTGCTGCTCGAGCTCGATCGCTACGTGCCGATCGTCTCGTGGATCGGCGCCGTGCCGCAGCATCACGTGGTCGCCAGGCTGCCGGCGCAGCAGCCGCGGCAGCGGCTGATCCTGGCGGCGCACTACGACACCAAGACCGATCTGCTCGACCACGTGCAGCGGGCGCCGATCGAGCTGCTCGGCCTGCCGGTGACGGTCCTGATGATCGGCGCCGCCGCGTGGGCGGCGCGCCGCCGCTACCGCCGCGGGCCGCTGCCGCGCCTGGCGCGCATCGCCGCGTGGGCGGCGCCGCTCTACGGGCTGGGGCTCTTCCTGTCGCTGAGCGCCGGCATGGTCGTCGCCGCGCGCAGCCCGGGGGCGCTCGACGACGGCGCCGCCTGCGCGACGCTCGTCCGCCTCGCCGAGCGCCTGCGCGCCGCCGGCCCGCTGCCGCGCACCGAGGTCGAGATCGCGCTCCTCTCGGGCGAGGAGATCGGCGTCCAGGGCTCGTGGGAATGGGCCCGCCAGCGCTTCGCCGAGGCGGCCGATCTGCCGACCGGCGTCATCAACCTCGAGTTCATCGGCGCCGCGCCCGACCTGGCGGTGTTCGGCAGCGAGAAGTTCTCCCTCCGCGCCTTCCCGCCCGATCCGGCGCTGCTCGCCCTCCTCGATGCCGTGCACCGCCAGCAGCGCGGCAAACCGCTCTACGTCACCTGGTACGGCGCCGCCACCGACGCGCGCTCGTTCCTCGCCCACGGCGTGCCGGCGCTGACCCTGTCGAGCGACCTGCCGCGGCACGCCCTCGGTCGCGGCATGCACGGCGCCACCGACTCCCCCGATCGCATCTACCCCGCCGCGCTCGACGCGACCCTGGACTACCTCGAGGCCGCCGTCCGCGCCGCCGACCAGCGCGGCCTGCGCTGA
- a CDS encoding acyl-CoA dehydrogenase family protein, whose product MSFQVPEHIRPLRARVRQFIEERIYPLESALDAGGEAGRLVLRGLMADAKAAGLWALGHPRELGGGGLPFLDYVYVNEVIGRSEHAMVALGTHSLQDSIMLNLHASPEWRDRYLAPLVAGEVFPSFAMTEPEVASSDPTQLQTTATLDGDHWVINGRKWFTTGANVAAYTTVMARTEPAAPPHAAFSMIIVPTDTPGYTIVREVPVMGMHGGHCEVVYENVRVPRRNLLGERGAGFLIAQQRLGPGRIFHCMRWLGQAQRAFDLMCERALGRAAFGSPLADKQQVQQMIFETAAEIQACRLLTLDAAHKIDQGDPARVEIGLIKVVGAQMLHHAIDRAIQVFGAKGVSADTPLERMYRHARFARIYDGPDEVHRVSVARLILRAYQRGAGWDFGG is encoded by the coding sequence ATGAGCTTCCAGGTTCCCGAACACATCCGGCCGCTGCGCGCGCGCGTGCGGCAGTTCATCGAGGAGCGCATCTATCCGCTGGAATCGGCGCTCGACGCCGGCGGCGAGGCCGGCCGCCTGGTGCTGCGCGGGCTGATGGCGGACGCGAAGGCGGCGGGTCTGTGGGCGCTGGGCCATCCGCGGGAGCTCGGCGGCGGCGGCCTGCCGTTCCTCGACTACGTGTACGTCAACGAGGTGATCGGCCGCTCCGAGCACGCGATGGTCGCGCTCGGCACGCACTCGCTGCAGGACTCGATCATGCTCAACCTGCACGCCTCGCCGGAGTGGCGCGACCGCTACCTGGCGCCGCTGGTCGCCGGCGAGGTGTTCCCCAGCTTCGCCATGACCGAGCCGGAGGTCGCCAGCTCGGATCCGACCCAGTTGCAGACCACGGCCACGCTCGACGGCGATCACTGGGTGATCAACGGCCGCAAGTGGTTCACCACCGGCGCCAACGTCGCCGCCTACACCACGGTGATGGCGCGCACCGAGCCCGCGGCGCCGCCGCACGCCGCCTTCAGCATGATCATCGTGCCCACCGACACGCCCGGGTACACCATCGTCCGCGAGGTGCCGGTGATGGGCATGCACGGCGGCCATTGCGAGGTGGTCTACGAGAACGTCCGCGTGCCGCGGCGCAACCTGCTCGGCGAGCGCGGCGCCGGCTTCCTGATCGCCCAGCAGCGCCTCGGGCCGGGGCGGATCTTCCACTGCATGCGCTGGCTCGGCCAGGCGCAGCGCGCCTTCGACCTGATGTGCGAGCGCGCCCTCGGCCGCGCCGCGTTCGGGTCGCCGCTCGCCGACAAGCAGCAGGTGCAGCAGATGATCTTCGAGACCGCGGCCGAGATCCAGGCGTGCCGGCTGCTGACCCTCGACGCGGCGCACAAGATCGACCAGGGGGATCCGGCGCGGGTGGAGATCGGGCTGATCAAGGTGGTCGGGGCGCAGATGCTGCACCACGCGATCGACCGCGCCATCCAGGTGTTCGGCGCCAAGGGCGTCAGCGCCGACACGCCGCTCGAGCGCATGTACCGCCATGCCCGCTTCGCCCGCATCTACGACGGGCCCGACGAGGTGCACCGGGTCAGCGTCGCCCGCCTCATCCTGCGCGCCTACCAGCGGGGCGCGGGCTGGGACTTCGGCGGCTGA
- a CDS encoding crotonase/enoyl-CoA hydratase family protein — MDAVHYEVEGPVAIVTIDRPQARNAVDGPTAAELAAAFRRFAADETLAVAVLTGADGTFCAGADLKAVALGRGNAVRLDGDGPMGPSRLLLDKPVIAAVEGYAVAGGLELAAWCDLRVAARDAVFGVFCRRWGVPLIDGGTIRLSRLLGHSHALDLILTGRGVSGEEALRMGLANRLVEPGTARREAVRLATQIAAFPQRCLRADRLSSYRQWDLSLPDALRAETEGGMAVLDEAAAGAARFASGKGRHGAFE, encoded by the coding sequence ATGGACGCCGTACACTACGAGGTCGAGGGGCCGGTCGCGATCGTCACCATCGATCGGCCACAGGCGCGCAACGCGGTCGACGGACCGACGGCGGCCGAGCTGGCGGCGGCCTTCCGCCGCTTCGCGGCCGACGAAACGCTCGCCGTGGCGGTGCTGACCGGCGCCGACGGCACCTTCTGCGCCGGCGCCGATCTCAAGGCGGTGGCGCTCGGGCGCGGCAACGCCGTGCGACTCGACGGCGACGGGCCGATGGGGCCGTCGCGCCTGCTACTCGACAAGCCGGTGATCGCCGCGGTCGAGGGCTACGCGGTCGCCGGCGGCCTCGAGCTCGCGGCCTGGTGCGACCTGCGGGTGGCGGCGCGCGACGCCGTGTTCGGCGTCTTCTGCCGGCGCTGGGGCGTGCCGCTGATCGACGGCGGCACCATCCGCCTGTCGCGCCTGCTCGGCCACAGCCACGCCCTCGACCTCATCCTCACCGGCCGCGGCGTGTCCGGCGAGGAGGCGCTGCGCATGGGACTCGCCAATCGGCTGGTCGAGCCCGGCACGGCGCGGCGCGAGGCGGTGCGGCTGGCGACGCAGATCGCCGCCTTCCCGCAGCGCTGCCTGCGCGCCGACCGCCTGTCCTCCTACCGGCAGTGGGACCTCTCGTTGCCGGACGCGCTGCGCGCCGAGACCGAGGGCGGCATGGCGGTGCTCGACGAAGCGGCGGCGGGCGCCGCCCGCTTCGCCAGCGGCAAGGGGCGGCACGGCGCGTTCGAGTAG